The following nucleotide sequence is from Vicinamibacteria bacterium.
TCCCGACGAGCTACGCCAACGTGCACGAGGAACCGGGGTCGGGCTCGGCGGTCCTCGTGCTCGTGCCACGAGATACCGTGCTACCCATCATCGGGCGTCGAGGCGAGTGGGTTCAAGTTGAGCTTTCGCCGGAGTTACGAAAGACCGGGATGGTCATGCGGTGGTACGAAGGGAAGCGAGAGATCATCAGGCGAGGCCAGCGCATCACCATCGGGGACGAGGAGAGCGGCTGGATGCACGACTCGACGGTCGAGATCACAGAGGTCGAAGCAGAAGAGTGACCGCTCACGGCTTCCGTGGCAGGCGAGGTCCTATCTCATGGTGCTGCGGCCGACCATGCGGCCGACGAGCTTCGCCGGGTCGGCGTCGGGCTTCGGACGAAACATCTGCGACCGGTCGTTACGGATCTCGCTGAGATAGAGATTCCCTTCTTCGTCCACCTCGATCTGGTGCACACCGTCGAGTTGGCCCGGTAGCGCGCCGTGCTCGCCGATATCGAGAATGTAGCGTCCGTTCAGGTCGTACTTGACCAGCCTGTCGGTCGTCCAGTCCGACACCCAAACGAAATCATCTTCGGTCACGATGTGGGCGAGGACCTGCGAGTTGTGTCCGGTGGGCCACATCTCCAGAAACGTCCCGTTCTCGTCGAAGACCTGCATGCGGCTGTGCTCGCGATCGGCGACGAAGAGCCGGCGGTCGCGGCTGACGCCGATGCTGTGGACGGACCAGAACTCGTTCGGACCCGGGTTGGCCGGGTCGACCGGCGGCTGGCCCCAGTCCCGAATGAAATTGAAGTTGGAGTCGAACTTGGCCACGCGCGTGCCGGCGTAGCCGTCGGCAACGAAGAACGTGCCGTCGGGAAGCCAGCAGATGTCGGTCGGACGGTTGAAGTTGTTCGGGCCGCGTCCCGGCACACCTCGTTCCCCCAGCGTCTTCACCAACCGGCCGTCGTTGGTGAAGATGTTGATCTCGTGCATGTCGTCGTCGACGATCCAGAGGTGCCTGTCGG
It contains:
- a CDS encoding SH3 domain-containing protein; its protein translation is MTTQSPLAAGCALVLLFSAVAASTQRARTKEQARVPTSYANVHEEPGSGSAVLVLVPRDTVLPIIGRRGEWVQVELSPELRKTGMVMRWYEGKREIIRRGQRITIGDEESGWMHDSTVEITEVEAEE